The Streptomyces sp. NBC_00597 DNA segment GAGACCTGATGCCGAGCCGATTGTGGTGAAGTGGATGATCCTATGCTGTCGAGAAAAGCCTCTAGCGAGTTTCATGGCGGCCCGTACCCTAAACCGACTCAGGTGGTCAGGTAGAGAATACCGAGGCGTTCGGGTGAACTATGGTTAAGGAACTCGGCAAAATGCCCCCGTAACTTCGGGAGAAGGGGGGCCATCACTGGTGATCGGACTTGCTCCGTGAGCTGGGGGTGGCCGCAGAGACCAGCGAGAAGCGACTGTTTACTAAAAACACAGGTCCGTGCGAAGCCGTAAGGCGATGTATACGGACTGACGCCTGCCCGGTGCTGGAACGTTAAGGGGACCGGTTAGTGCACTTTCGGGTGTGCGAAGCTGAGAACTTAAGCGCCAGTAAACGGCGGTGGTAACTATAACCATCCTAAGGTAGCGAAATTCCTTGTCGGGTAAGTTCCGACCTGCACGAATGGCGTAACGACTTCTCGACTGTCTCAACCATAGGCCCGGTGAAATTGCACTACGAGTAAAGATGCTCGTTTCGCGCAGCAGGACGGAAAGACCCCGGGACCTTTACTACAGTTTGATATTGGTGTTCGGTTCGGCTTGTGTAGGATAGGTGGGAGACTTTGAAGCAGCCACGCCAGTGGTTGTGGAGTCGCCGTTGAAATACCACTCTGGTCGTGCTGGATGTCTAACCTCGGTCCGTGATCCGGATCAGGGACAGTGTCTGATGGGTAGTTTAACTGGGGCGGTTGCCTCCCAAAGGGTAACGGAGGCGCCCAAAGGTTCCCTCAGCCTGGTTGGCAATCAGGTGTTGAGTGTAAGTGCACAAGGGAGCTTGACTGTGAGACCGACGGGTCGAGCAGGGACGAAAGTCGGGACTAGTGATCCGGCGGTGGCTTGTGGAAGCGCCGTCGCTCAACGGATAAAAGGTACCCCGGGGATAACAGGCTGATCTTCCCCAAGAGTCCATATCGACGGGATGGTTTGGCACCTCGATGTCGGCTCGTCGCATCCTGGGGCTGGAGTCGGTCCCAAGGGTTGGGCTGTTCGCCCATTAAAGCGGTACGCGAGCTGGGTTTAGAACGTCGTGAGACAGTTCGGTCCCTATCCGCTGTGCGCGTAGGAATATTGAGAAGGGCTGTCCCTAGTACGAGAGGACCGGGACGGACGAACCTCTGGTGTGCCAGTTGTCCTGCCAAGGGCATGGCTGGTTGGCTACGTTCGGGAGGGATAACCGCTGAAAGCATCTAAGCGGGAAGCCTGCTTCAAGATGAGTATTCCCACCTCCTTGAGAGGGTAAGGCTCCCAGTAGACGACTGGGTTGATAGGCCAGATGTGGAAGCCCGGTAACGGGTGGAGCTGACTGGTACTAATAGGCCGAGGGCTTGTCCTCAGTTGCTCGCGTCCACTGTGTTAGTTCTGAAATAACGAACAGCTGTGATTTTAGCCAGCGTTCAAATTTCATAGTGTTTCGGTGGTCATAGCGTTAGGGAAACGCCCGGTTACATTCCGAACCCGGAAGCTAAGCCTTTCAGCGCCGATGGTACTGCAGGGGGGACCCTGTGGGAGAGTAGGACGCCGCCGAACAACCCGCCCTTTTAGCTCAGTCGGTAGAGCGTCTCCATGGTAAGGAGAAGGTCAACGGTTCGATTCCGTTAAAGGGCTCCATGAAAAAGGCCCCCGCCATTTGGCGGGGGCCTTTTTGCGTTTCGGGCGCGGTTGCCGGGAGGCGGATCCGTCGGAGGGCGGACTCCGGCTCGCCAACCTAAAATGGCCGGGAAGGGTAAACAAGGTACGACCGGCGGCTTCGACGTGCCCCTAGGGCCGTCCGGCCGGCCTGGGAGGCGTGATGTCCCTACCCCCTGACGCGGCGACACCGCAGCACGTGCAGAGCGACCCCGAGGACGTCCTCAAGCAGGTCGGAGCCTCATGGCGCTGGGCGCTCGGCTTCGCCCTCGCGACCCTGATCCCGGGCATCCTGGTACTCGTATGGCCCGATGAGACGCTGCACATCCTGGCCGTCATCATCGGCCTGCAGCTCCTCGTGGCAGGGGTCTTCCGGTTCGTCACCGCCTTCTCGCACAGCACCGACGGCGGCGGCAGACTGGCGAGCGTCCTGGTCGCCATACTGGCGTTCCTAGCGGGCGTCCTCGTACTGCGGCATCCGATGCAGACGATCGGGGCGCTGTCCCTGATCCTCGGAGTCTTCTGGCTGCTGACCGGAGTGCTCACGGCGTACGTCGCCATCGCCGACCGCGGGCTCGTACACCGGGGCCTGCTCTTCGGGCTGGGCGTCCTCGGCGCCGTCGCCGGCATCGTCGTGCTCTGCTTCCCGGTGGACTCCGCGGTCGCCCTGACCCGACTGCTGGGACTGTGGCTCGTCCTGCTCGGCGTATTCGAAGTGGTGATGGCCTTCGCACTGCGCTCCGCCACGCGCCGCATCAAGCCCGCGCCCCCGGGGTGAGCGTCCGGCCGCGCTCCGGCTAGTCGCCCTCGCGCGGCTGGGGGACGCGGAAGGCCAGGATGGCCATGTCGTCCGAGGCGGGTTCGGCCGCGAAGCGTTCCACCGCGCGCAGGACACGGGCGGCGACCGCGCCGGCCGTGAGGCCCGTGCAGGTGGTGAGGACCTCCGTGAGGCCATCGTCGCCGAGCATGCGGGTGCCCTCGCGGCGTTCCGTCACCCCGTCCGTGACGCACAGGAGCACGTCGCCCGGTTCCAGCGAGAGGGTCTGCTCGTAGAGGTCGAGGTCGTCGATGACGCCGAGCAGCGGCTGCGGGTCGGCGGCCGGGGTGACCCGGCCGTCCGGGCGCAGGCGCAGCGGCAGCGGATGGCCGGCGCAGACGACCTTCATCAGGGCGCCGCCGTCCGGCTGGGGGTGGAGTTCGCCGTACAGGAGGGTGAGGAAGCGGCTGCGGGCGCCCTCGTCGAGGATGGCCGCGTTGAGCCGCTCCAGCACCGCCGGGCCGCCGAGTCCCTCGCGGGCCAGGAGGCGCAGGGCGTGCCGGGCGAGACCGGTGACGGCGGCCGCCTCGGGACCCGTACCGCAGACGTCGCCGATGGCGAAGCCGTACGCGCCGTCACGGATGGGGAAGACGTCGTAGAAGTCGCCGCCCACCTCGTTGCCCTCGCCCGCCGCGCGGTAGATGACCTCGACCTCCATGCCGGGGATCGCGGGCGAGCCGGGCGGGAGCAGGCTGCGCTGCAGGGAGCGGCTGATCGCGGTGCGCTCGGAGTAGAGGCGGGCGTTGTCGAGGGCGAGGGCGGCCCGGCGGGAGAGGTCCTCGGCGAGTTCGAGGATCTCCTGGCGGAAGTGCTCCTCGGACGGCTTGCCGAGGGTGAGCATGCCGATCACGCGGTTGCGGGCCAGGAGGGGCAGGACGACGGTCTCCCCGCCGACCGCGAGCGCCGTCTCGGGCCAGGGGCGGGCGCCGGCCTCGCGGACCGGTTCCGGCGGGCTGACGCGGGACAGCAGGGCCTTGAGGCCGTCGATGCGTTCCTCGTCCTCGTGCAGGACGTACGAGAGGTAGGGATCGGAGGACTGGTCGGCGATCGTGTAGACGGCGCACCAAGTGGCCAGCGTCGGGACGGTCATCTGCGCCATGAGGGCCAGGGTCTGGTCCCGGTCGAGGGTGCCCGCGAGCAGGTCGGAGGCCTCGACGAGGAAGGACAGGGAGCCGCGGCGCAGCCGTTCCAGCTCGCCAAGGCGGGCGGACTCGACGGCGAGGGCGATGCGGTCGGCGGCGAACTGGAGACGCAGGGCCTCGGCGTTGGAGTAGCGGCCCGGGCCCTCGGCGGCGACGCCGAGTGAGCCGGTGAGCCGGCCCTCGACCTTGAGCGGAACGGTGATCACCGAGCGCATGCCGGTGGCCTCCAGGAGCGGGACGGCTCCGGGGACGGCGGCGAGGTCGTCGTGGACGGCGGGCATGCGCGCGGAGCCGTATCGGTTGGTGCCGGCCTCGACGGGGACGCGGGCGAAGCGCTGGCGGGTGGAGGGTAGCCCGGTCGTGGCACGGACTTCCAGCTCGGTCTCGTCGTCGGTGGCCAGCAGCAGGAAGGCGGAGTCGGCGTCGAGCATGTCGCGGGCGCGTTCGACGGTGCGCTGGAGCAGTCCGTCGAGGTCATCGGGGGCGGGGGAGCCGATGAAGACCTCGAAGGGGTCCACGGGGCGGGGTTCGGTGAGTTGAAGGCTGTCGGCGGCGGCCACCCGTACGGGGGTCTGGAGCAGGGCCCGCTCGTCGTCGTGGACCAGCAGGCAGACGATGGAGGGCTCGCCCTGGGCATCGCGGACCCGCAGGTGGGAGGCGTACACGGGGATCACGCGGCCGTCGGCGCCGCGAATGCCGTAGCTGCCCTCCCAGCGGGACAGCCGCAGGGCCTCGGCGATGCCGGTGCCGGTGCCGGGGGTCTGGGGCCAGGCGGCGAGTTCGGCGAGCGGGCGGCCGACGACCTTCTCCGCGGAGTGGCCGAAGACGTGCTCCGCGTCCTCGTTCCAGGCGGAGACCGCGTCGGAGGCGTCGATCTGGAGGACGGCGACGCGGACCCGGCTGTCGGCGAGCGGCAGGAGCCGGTCCGGGACGACGGGCCCGGCGGAGCGGGTACCGACCGGCCGGTCCGGGAGGTCGAGCCGGAACCACACGTGCTTGTGGGTGGCGGTGTACTCGACTCCCCAGCGGGTGGCGAGGGCGGCGCAGAGCATCAGCCCGCGGCCGTTCTCCCGGTCGGGGTCCGCGTACGGGCGCTCGCCGGGGTACTGGAGCGGGAGCTCGCGCTCGGGATACCGGTCGGCGATCTCCACGCGTACCCCGTCCCCGGAGCGCAGGCAGAGGACCTCGGCCTTGGTGCCGGCGTGGACCACGGCGTTCGTGACGAGCTCGCTGGTGAGGACCACGGCGTCGTCGACGATGTCCGCGAAGCCCCATCCTTGGAGGGTGTCGCGGACGAACGCTCGGGCCGCGGCGACCGAGCGCCCGAGGGGGTCGAAGCTGGCAGCCGCCCGAGCCGTGATCACGAGTCTCCTTCGACGCGGTTGGACATCGGGTGCCAGGTTACTTACCTTCGCGGTCGGCTTGGTGCCGTCGTCAGGGATTCCACCCGCAGGGTGCGGCCGGTGTGCGATGGTGCCGAAGTGTTATGGCCGGGTTCGGCCAGGGTGAAACACTGGGCAGGATCGGATAGCCGGGCGTGCGACTCGCCGGGTGTCGGTGGAACAGCGGTCGACCCTTTCGGGAGGGACACGGTGGAGTCTGGCGCAGCGGTGCGGCGTACGGGAACGCGCCCGAAAGGCGGGAGGTCCCGCCGGAACGGCACGACGGAAGTCGATACCGCGGCCCTGAACCGGCTGCTCACAGCCCTGGTGTCGATGCGGGACGGGAATTTCCGCAAGCGGCTGACGGTGTCCGGCGAGGGCGTGATGGCGGAGATCGCCGCCGTCTACAACGAGGTCGCCGACCGGAACCTCCATCTCACGGGAGAGCTCTCCCGCGTGCGGCGGATGGTGGGCCGCGAGGGGAAGCTGAGCGAACGGCTGGAAACAGGCGCTTGCGAGGGCTCCTGGGCGGCTGCGATCGACGCCTCGAACCAGCTGGTGGACGATCTTGCGCGGCCGGTGTCCGAGGTGGGCCGGGTGCTGTCGGCGGTCGCCGAGGGCGATCTGGACCAGCGGATGGACCTGCGGACGCAGACGGCGGACGGGGCCGGGCATCCGCTGCGCGGTGAGTTCCTGAAGGTCGGGCGCACGGTCAACAACCTCGTCGACCAGCTGTCCGCGTTCACCGACGAGGTGACGCGCGTGGCGCTGGAGGTGGGTACCGAGGGCAAGCTCGGCGGTCAGGCCCAAGTGCGTGGAATGTCGGGTTCTTGGAAGGACCTGACCGACTCCGTCAACACGATGGCGTACCGGCTCACCGCTCAGGTGCGTGACATCGCTCTCGTCACGACGGCGGTGGCGAAGGGCGATCTGTCGCGCAAGGTCACGGTGCACGTGGCCGGCGAGATGCTCCAGCTGAAGAACACCGTGAACACGATGGTGGACCAGCTGTCGTCGTTCTCCTCCGAGGTGACCCGGGTGGCCCGCGAGGTGGGCACGGAGGGTGAGCTGGGCGGTCAGGCGAAGGTGCCCGGGGTCGCAGGGGTGTGGAAGGACCTGACCGACTCCGTCAACACGATGGCGGGCAACCTGACGGCCCAGGTGCGCGGGATCGCGCAGGTCACGACGGCCGTCGCCAATGGCGACCTGTCGCAGAAGGTGCGGGTCAGCGCGCGCGGCGAGGTGGCGCAGCTGGCCGAAACGATCAATCAGATGACGGAGACCCTGCGCACCTTCGCGGACGAGGTCACCAGGGTGGCCAGCGAGGTCGGGGCGAAGGGTCTGCTGGGCGGCCAGGCCCAGGTGCCGGGTGCGGCGGGTACGTGGAAGGACCTCACCGATTCGGTGAACACGGTCTTCCGCAACCTGACCACGCAGGTGCGGGACATCGCGCAGGTGACGACCGCCGTGGCCAACGGCGACCTCTCTCAGAAGGTCACGGTCGACGTGGCCGGCGAGATGCTGGAGCTGAAGAACACCGTCAACACGATGGTGGACCAGCTCCAGTCCTTCGGCGCGGAAGTGACGCGTGTGGCCCGTGAGGTCGGCGTCGAGGGTGAGCTGGGCGGCCAGGCACAGGTGCCGGGTGCGGCGGGTACGTGGAAGGACCTCACCGATTCGGTGAACACCGCCTTCCGCAACCTGACCGGCCAGGTCCGCAACATCGCGCAGGTGACGACGGCGGTGGCCAACGGCGACCTGTCGCAGAAGGTCACCGTGGACGTCTCGGGCGAGATGCTCCAGCTGAAGAACACCGTGAACACGATGGTGGACCAGCTGTCGAGCTTCGCCGACCAGGTCACGCGGATGGCGCGGGACGTGGGTACGGAGGGCCGGCTCGGCGGCCAGGCCCGCGTGGAGGGGGTGTCCGGGACGTGGAAGGAGCTCACCGACTCCGTCAACTTCATGGCCGGCAACCTGACCTCCCAGGTGCGCCAGATCGCCCAGGTGACCACGGCGGTGGCCCGTGGTGACCTGTCCCAGAAGATCGACGTGGATGCGCGCGGCGAGATCCTGGAGCTGAAGAACACCATCAACACCATGGTCGACCAGCTATCGGCCTTCGCGGAGCAGGTGACCCGGGTGGCCCGGGACGTGGGTACGGAGGGCCGCCTCGGCGGCCAGGCGCAGGTGCCGGGAGTGGCCGGCGTGTGGCGCGACCTCACGGACTCGGTGAACGGCATGGCCGGGAACCTGACCTCGCAGGTGCGCAACATCGCTCAGGTGGCGACGGCGGTGGCGCGCGGTGACCTGTCCCAGAAGATCGACGTGGATGCGCGCGGCGAGATCCTGGAGCTGAAGAACACCCTCAACACGATGGTGGACCAGCTCTCGAACTTCGCGGAGCAGGTGACCCGCGTCGCCCGTGAGGTGGGCACCGAGGGCATCCTGGGCGGCCAGGCCGAGGTGAAGGGCGTCTCGGGCACCTGGAAGGACCTCACGCAGTCCGTCAACTTCATGGCGAACAACCTGACCTCGCAGGTGCGCAACATCGCCGAGGTGACGACGGCGGTCGCGATGGGCGATCTCTCCAAGAAGATCACCGTGGACGCCAAGGGCGAGATCCTCGAACTCGTCACGACCGTCAACACGATGGTCGACCAGCTGTCCTCGTTCGCGGAGCAGGTGACGCGGGTCGCCCGCGAGGTGGGTTCCGAGGGCATCCTCGGCGGCCAGGCGCGGGTGCGCGGGGTGACGGGCATCTGGAAGGACCTGACCGACAACGTCAACCTGATGGCCAACAACCTGACGTCGCAGGTGCGCAACATTTCGCAGGTCTCGGCGGCGGTCGCCAACGGTGATCTGACGAAGAAGGTCACGGTGGAGGCGCGCGGCGAGGTCGCGCAGCTCGCCGACACGGTCAACACGATGGTCAAGACCCTGTCCTCGTTCGCGGACGAGGTCACGCGCGTGGCCCGCGAGGTGGGTACGGAGGGCCGGCTCGGCGGCCAGGCGCACGTGCCGGGTGTGTCGGGGACGTGGAAGGACCTCACCGATTCGGTGAACTTCATGGCCTCCAACCTCACCGGTCAGGTGCGGCAGATCGCCATGGTCACGACCGCCATCGCCAAGGGCGACATGACCAAGAAGATCGACATCGATGCGCGCGGTGAGATCCTGGAGCTCAAGACCACCATCAACACGATGGTCGACCAGCTGTCTTCGTTCGCCGACCAGGTGACCCGGGTGGCCCGTGAGGTGGGCACCGAGGGCATCCTGGGCGGGCAGGCGCGGGTGCGGGACGTGGACGGCACCTGGCGCGACCTCACGGAGTCCGTGAACGAGATGGCCGGCAACCTCACCCGGCAGGTGCGCGCGATCGCGGCAGTGGCCACCGCGGTGACCCGCGGAGACCTCAACCTGAAGATCGACGTGGACGCGGCGGGCGAGATCCAGGTCCTCCAGGACAACATCAACACGATGATCGCGAACCTGCGCGACACCACGTTGGCCAACAAGGAACAGGACTGGCTGAAGGGCAACCTCGCCCGGATCTCCGCCCTGATGCAGGGCCGCCGCGAACTGGACGACGTGGCGTCGCTGATCATGAGCGAGCTGACCCCGGTGGTCTCGGCGCAGCACGGAGCGTTCTTCCTGGTCCTGCCGACCGGCGGGAGCACCGAGATCGGGACGGAGGGCGGCCCGGACGGCTCGTACGAGCTTCGGATGCGCGGGAGTTACGCGTACGCGGGCGGCCAGATGCCCATGTCGTTCCGGCCGGGGGAGGGGCTGATCGGGACCGTCGCCGAGGAGAAGCGGACGATCCTGGTCGAGAACACCCCGCCCGGCTATCTGAAGATCTCCTCGGGGCTCGGGGAGGCGCCGCCGGCGCACGTGATCGTGCTGCCGGTGCTGTTCGAGGGGAAGGTGCTCGGCGTCATCGAGCTGGCGTCCTTCCAGCCCTTCACGCAGATCCAGAAGGACTTCCTGAGCCAGATCGCCGAGATGATCGGTACGAGCGTCAACACGATCAGCGTGAACTCCAAGACGGAGATGCTGCTCAAGCAGTCGCAGGAAATGACCGAGCAGCTGCGCGAGCGCTCCGACGAGCTGGAGAACCGGCAGAAGGCGCTCCAGGCCGCCAATGCCGAGCTGGAGGAGAAGGCGGAGCTGCTCGCCCAGCAGAACCGGGACATCGAGGTGAAGAACACCGAGATCGAAGAGGCCCGGCAGGTGCTGGAGGAGCGCGCCGAGCAGCTCGCGGTCTCGATGCGCTACAAGTCCGAGTTCCTGGCGAACATGTCGCACGAGCTGCGCACGCCGCTCAACTCGCTGCTGATCCTGGCCAAGCTGCTCGCCGACAACGCGGACGAGAACCTGTCGCCGAAGCAGGTGGAGTTCGCCGAGACCATCCACGGGGCGGGCTCGGACCTGCTCCAGCTGATCAACGACATCCTGGACCTGTCGAAGGTCGAGGCCGGGAAGATGGACGTCTCGCCGACCCGGATCGCGCTCGTTCAGCTCGTGGACTACGTGGAGGCGACCTTCCGGCCGCTGACCGCGGAGAAGGGGCTGGACTTCTCCGTACGGGTCTCCCCGGAGCTTCCGGCGACCCTGCACACCGACGAGCAGAGGCTGCTCCAGGTGCTGCGCAACCTGCTGTCGAACGCGGTGAAGTTCACCGACACCGGGGCGGTGGAGCTGGTGATCCGGCCCGCCGGTTCGGACGTGCCGACGGCGATCCGGGAGCAGTTGCTGGAGGCCGGTTCGCTGCGGGAGGCGGACGCGGACCTGATCGCCTTCTCGGTGACGGACACCGGGATCGGGATCGCGGCGAGCAAGATGTTGGTCATCTTCGAGGCGTTCAAGCAGGCCGACGGCACCACCAGCAGGAAGTACGGCGGTACGGGGCTCGGGCTGTCGATCAGCCGGGAGATCGCGCGGCTGCTGGGCGGTGAGATCCACGCGGCGAGCGAGCCCGGCCGCGGATCCACGTTCACGCTGTACCTGCCGCTGCACCCGAGCGAGTTGCCGCCGCAGGGTTACGCGCCGCCCACGCCCGGTGGGGCGCGCGGCGAGGTGTACCGCAGGCAGGCGGACGGGGCGCGGCCCGCGCTGCCGGCGGCCCCGGCGGCGCCCGTACCCGTACCGCAGGCGCAGGCGCAGCACGCGCGGCCCGGGCTGCCGGCCGCCGAGCCGGTCGGTCAGGGGCAGGGCGGCGCCGCGCTGTTCCGGCGGCGGCGCAAGGCGCTGAGCGACCTGGAGCCGCGCACGGCGGTGCCGGGGCAGCCGAACGTGCAGGGACCCGAGGACGGTTGGGCCAACCCGGCGGAGGAACTTCCGGTGTTGCCCCGGACGTACGACTTCCACGGCGAGAAGGTGCTCATCGTGGACGACGACGTCCGCAACGTCTTCGCGCTGACGAGCGTGCTGGAGCAGCACGGGCTGGCGGTGCTGTACGCCGAGAACGGCCGCGAGGGGATCGAGGTCCTGGAGCAGCACGACGACGTGACCGTCGTGCTGATGGACATCATGATGCCGGAGATGGACGGGTACGCGACGACGTCGGCGATCCGGCGGATGCCACAGTTCGCCGGGCTGCCGATCATCGCGCTGACGGCGAAGGCGATGAAGGGGGACCGGGAGAAGGCGATCGATTCCGGAGCTTCCGACTATGTCACCAAGCCGGTCGACCCCGACTTCCTCCTGTCGGTCATGGAACAGTGGATGCGGGGCAAGTGATCGACGGGCGAGCGCTCTGATACCAATTGCTGACTGACTGTGGCGAAAACGGTGTGGAAGGGCGGGAGGCGGGGAACCTTCTGCTCTCCCACACCGTTTCTGCTTCGTGCACAGTGACATCTTGGTGACAGGGTGTGGCGATCTCGGGACTGGGGCTACGATGACCGGCACAAGGACGGACGGCGCAAGGATGCCGTCCTCTTCTGGGGCGGGGCCCGGCGTACAGGCCGGTGCCAGGAGCCGGGGAGGCCCCATGCCGGGGCGAGGAGGACAGGGCATGGTGCAGAAGGCCAAGATCCTCCTGGTCGATGACCGGCCGGAGAATCTGCTGGCGCTGGAGGCCATCCTCTCCGCGCTCGATCAGACACTGGTCAGGGCGTCGTCGGGGGAGGAAGCGCTCAAGGCGCTGCTGACGGACGATTTCGCGGTCATCCTGCTGGACGTGCAGATGCCCGGGATGGATGGGTTCGAGACCGCCGCGCACATCAAGCGGCGCGAGCGGACCCGGGACATCCCGATCATCTTCCTCACCGCGATCAATCACGGTCCGCACCACACGTTCCGCGGCTACGCCGCCGGCGCGGTGGACTACATCTCCAAGCCCTTCGACCCGTGGGTGCTGCGGGCCAAGGTCTCGGTGTTCGTGGAGCTGTACACGAAGAACTGCCAGCTGCGGGAGCAGGCGGCGCTGCTGCGGCTCCAGCTGGAGGGCGGCGGCTCCAACGGCGACGGCAGCAAGGAGACGGCGGGCCTGCTGGCCGAGCTGTCCGCGCGGCTCGCGGCGGTCGAGGAGCAGGCCGAGGCGCTGACCAAGCAACTCGGCGAGGAATCCGCCGATGCGGCGGTCGTGGCGACCGCCGCCCACCTGGAGCGCAAGCTCACCGGACTGCGGCGGGCGCTCGACGCGCTGGAGCCGGGGACCGGTGGGGGAGCGCCGGTGCTGCCCGCGCAGGGCTGAGCGCTCCGCACGGCCGCGTACCGGGGCTTACCCGCGGGCCGTTCGGTCGGGCCCGGGTCTGGCGGTCCGTCAAAGCACTGACGCGGCGCGCGACACGAACGGGTGAAGGGGTGGGCACGCGTGTCCACCAGCGCGCGCACCGGTAACCTCGGGCCCATGGCCTCACGTACGTCCGGCAAGGGTTCCCAGAGCACAGCGGGCACCGCGAAGGGCCGCACCGGCCGGACGACGGCGCCGGCGAAGAAGGCGGCTCCCGCCCGCAAGCCCGCCGCGAAGAAAGCCGCGGCGCCCCGGCGCGCCCCCGTCAAGAAGGCGGCGCCCAAGCCCGCGCCGTCTCCGACCGGGGGCGTGGTGCGGCTGGTGCGTGCCGTGTGGCTGGGCTGTGCGCACGCGGTCGGCGCGGTATTCCGGGGGATCGGGCAGGGGGCCAAGAACCTCGACCCCGCCCACCGCAAGGACGGCGTCGCACTGCTGTTGCTCGCCCTCGCACTGATCGTCGCCGCCGGTACCTGGTCGAACCTGAGCGGTCCCGTCGGGGATCTGGTCACCATGCTGGTCACCGGTGCCTTCGGGCGACTGGATCTGCTCGTGCCGATCCTGCTCGGCGTCATGGCGGTGCGTTTCATCCGCCATCCCGAGCAGCCCGACGCCAACGGCCGGATCGGCGTCGGCCTCTCCGCGCTCGTCATCGGGGTGCTCGGCCTCGTGCACATCGCCTGCGGGGCGCCCGGCCGCGACGAGGGAACCACCGCCATGCAGAACGCGGGCGGCCTCATCGGCTGGGGGGCCTCGAAGCCGCTGATCTTCACCATGGGCGCGCCGCTGGCCGTACCGATGCTGGTGCTGCTCACGGTCTTCGGGCTGCTCGTGGTCACCGCGACCCCGGTCAACGCGATCCCGCAGCGGCTGCGCAGGCTCGGCATCCGGCTCGGGATCATCGCCCCGAACGAATACGACGAGGGGTTCGGGGAGGACGGAGCCGCCGGCCGGCACGACCCCGAGCAGTGGCGGGCCCGCTCGGGGGCCGCCGACCAGGGCGGGCCGGCGGACACGGACAGCGCCGACGCCGCCGAGGAGCAGGCGCTCGCCCGGCGGCGGCGCCCGCGCAGGAGCACGGCCCGGCCGGCCCTCGACCGGGAGATGGACGCCGTCGACGTGGCCGCGGCGGCCGCCGCCGC contains these protein-coding regions:
- a CDS encoding HdeD family acid-resistance protein, which codes for MSLPPDAATPQHVQSDPEDVLKQVGASWRWALGFALATLIPGILVLVWPDETLHILAVIIGLQLLVAGVFRFVTAFSHSTDGGGRLASVLVAILAFLAGVLVLRHPMQTIGALSLILGVFWLLTGVLTAYVAIADRGLVHRGLLFGLGVLGAVAGIVVLCFPVDSAVALTRLLGLWLVLLGVFEVVMAFALRSATRRIKPAPPG
- a CDS encoding SpoIIE family protein phosphatase → MAPDVQPRRRRLVITARAAASFDPLGRSVAAARAFVRDTLQGWGFADIVDDAVVLTSELVTNAVVHAGTKAEVLCLRSGDGVRVEIADRYPERELPLQYPGERPYADPDRENGRGLMLCAALATRWGVEYTATHKHVWFRLDLPDRPVGTRSAGPVVPDRLLPLADSRVRVAVLQIDASDAVSAWNEDAEHVFGHSAEKVVGRPLAELAAWPQTPGTGTGIAEALRLSRWEGSYGIRGADGRVIPVYASHLRVRDAQGEPSIVCLLVHDDERALLQTPVRVAAADSLQLTEPRPVDPFEVFIGSPAPDDLDGLLQRTVERARDMLDADSAFLLLATDDETELEVRATTGLPSTRQRFARVPVEAGTNRYGSARMPAVHDDLAAVPGAVPLLEATGMRSVITVPLKVEGRLTGSLGVAAEGPGRYSNAEALRLQFAADRIALAVESARLGELERLRRGSLSFLVEASDLLAGTLDRDQTLALMAQMTVPTLATWCAVYTIADQSSDPYLSYVLHEDEERIDGLKALLSRVSPPEPVREAGARPWPETALAVGGETVVLPLLARNRVIGMLTLGKPSEEHFRQEILELAEDLSRRAALALDNARLYSERTAISRSLQRSLLPPGSPAIPGMEVEVIYRAAGEGNEVGGDFYDVFPIRDGAYGFAIGDVCGTGPEAAAVTGLARHALRLLAREGLGGPAVLERLNAAILDEGARSRFLTLLYGELHPQPDGGALMKVVCAGHPLPLRLRPDGRVTPAADPQPLLGVIDDLDLYEQTLSLEPGDVLLCVTDGVTERREGTRMLGDDGLTEVLTTCTGLTAGAVAARVLRAVERFAAEPASDDMAILAFRVPQPREGD
- a CDS encoding HAMP domain-containing protein is translated as MESGAAVRRTGTRPKGGRSRRNGTTEVDTAALNRLLTALVSMRDGNFRKRLTVSGEGVMAEIAAVYNEVADRNLHLTGELSRVRRMVGREGKLSERLETGACEGSWAAAIDASNQLVDDLARPVSEVGRVLSAVAEGDLDQRMDLRTQTADGAGHPLRGEFLKVGRTVNNLVDQLSAFTDEVTRVALEVGTEGKLGGQAQVRGMSGSWKDLTDSVNTMAYRLTAQVRDIALVTTAVAKGDLSRKVTVHVAGEMLQLKNTVNTMVDQLSSFSSEVTRVAREVGTEGELGGQAKVPGVAGVWKDLTDSVNTMAGNLTAQVRGIAQVTTAVANGDLSQKVRVSARGEVAQLAETINQMTETLRTFADEVTRVASEVGAKGLLGGQAQVPGAAGTWKDLTDSVNTVFRNLTTQVRDIAQVTTAVANGDLSQKVTVDVAGEMLELKNTVNTMVDQLQSFGAEVTRVAREVGVEGELGGQAQVPGAAGTWKDLTDSVNTAFRNLTGQVRNIAQVTTAVANGDLSQKVTVDVSGEMLQLKNTVNTMVDQLSSFADQVTRMARDVGTEGRLGGQARVEGVSGTWKELTDSVNFMAGNLTSQVRQIAQVTTAVARGDLSQKIDVDARGEILELKNTINTMVDQLSAFAEQVTRVARDVGTEGRLGGQAQVPGVAGVWRDLTDSVNGMAGNLTSQVRNIAQVATAVARGDLSQKIDVDARGEILELKNTLNTMVDQLSNFAEQVTRVAREVGTEGILGGQAEVKGVSGTWKDLTQSVNFMANNLTSQVRNIAEVTTAVAMGDLSKKITVDAKGEILELVTTVNTMVDQLSSFAEQVTRVAREVGSEGILGGQARVRGVTGIWKDLTDNVNLMANNLTSQVRNISQVSAAVANGDLTKKVTVEARGEVAQLADTVNTMVKTLSSFADEVTRVAREVGTEGRLGGQAHVPGVSGTWKDLTDSVNFMASNLTGQVRQIAMVTTAIAKGDMTKKIDIDARGEILELKTTINTMVDQLSSFADQVTRVAREVGTEGILGGQARVRDVDGTWRDLTESVNEMAGNLTRQVRAIAAVATAVTRGDLNLKIDVDAAGEIQVLQDNINTMIANLRDTTLANKEQDWLKGNLARISALMQGRRELDDVASLIMSELTPVVSAQHGAFFLVLPTGGSTEIGTEGGPDGSYELRMRGSYAYAGGQMPMSFRPGEGLIGTVAEEKRTILVENTPPGYLKISSGLGEAPPAHVIVLPVLFEGKVLGVIELASFQPFTQIQKDFLSQIAEMIGTSVNTISVNSKTEMLLKQSQEMTEQLRERSDELENRQKALQAANAELEEKAELLAQQNRDIEVKNTEIEEARQVLEERAEQLAVSMRYKSEFLANMSHELRTPLNSLLILAKLLADNADENLSPKQVEFAETIHGAGSDLLQLINDILDLSKVEAGKMDVSPTRIALVQLVDYVEATFRPLTAEKGLDFSVRVSPELPATLHTDEQRLLQVLRNLLSNAVKFTDTGAVELVIRPAGSDVPTAIREQLLEAGSLREADADLIAFSVTDTGIGIAASKMLVIFEAFKQADGTTSRKYGGTGLGLSISREIARLLGGEIHAASEPGRGSTFTLYLPLHPSELPPQGYAPPTPGGARGEVYRRQADGARPALPAAPAAPVPVPQAQAQHARPGLPAAEPVGQGQGGAALFRRRRKALSDLEPRTAVPGQPNVQGPEDGWANPAEELPVLPRTYDFHGEKVLIVDDDVRNVFALTSVLEQHGLAVLYAENGREGIEVLEQHDDVTVVLMDIMMPEMDGYATTSAIRRMPQFAGLPIIALTAKAMKGDREKAIDSGASDYVTKPVDPDFLLSVMEQWMRGK